In a genomic window of Quercus lobata isolate SW786 chromosome 4, ValleyOak3.0 Primary Assembly, whole genome shotgun sequence:
- the LOC115987631 gene encoding protein LURP-one-related 7-like isoform X1, whose amino-acid sequence MTSSPIPVDLFVSKKHPGLTGADLGFADASGNVTFRLNRQSSPKNKRLFLHSTGNPLISIYRYRNGSWQGFTGEDDQKQCIFRVQRTVNKLTRTELEVFLVGENGEDSASKLKVKGCPFHKSCTIYRGNDIVAQTSLMYKLRQLYAKRNKFRLTIFPGSDDHALVAALVVIFLD is encoded by the exons ATGACCAGTTCGCCGATCCCGGTGGATCTCTTTGTGTCGAAAAAACATCCAGGCCTTACAGGTGCCGATCTCGGGTTCGCCGATGCCTCTGGTAATGTTACTTTCAGACTCAACCGTCAATCCTCACCTAAAAATAAGAGGCTATTCCTCCATTCCACGGGAAATCCCCTAATCTCCATCTACCGTTACCGc AATGGGTCGTGGCAAGGCTTCACGGGTGAAGACGATCAAAAGCAGTGTATATTCAGAGTGCAGAGGACGGTGAACAAGCTCACCAGAACAGAGTTAGAGGTATTTCTTGTTGGTGAGAATGGGGAAGACTCAGCCTCTAAGCTAAAAGTGAAAGGTTGTCCTTTCCACAAGTCCTGCACTATCTACAGAGGCAATGACATTGTGGCTCAG ACTAGCCTCATGTACAAGTTGCGGCAACTTTATGCTAAAAGGAATAAATTTCGACTAACCATATTTCCTGGATCTGATGATCATGCTTTGGTTGCGGCATTGGTTGTAATATTTCTAGATTGA
- the LOC115987629 gene encoding pentatricopeptide repeat-containing protein At1g25360-like, whose product MLWKNLSYSKRITSFITQGQICQALFTFNQFQRAGFKITEFLLSAIVRGCGRLGTIEEGKQVHCIVFKHGFDRDMILMTSLLDMYCKCVDIKEACRVYDEMPQRDVVVNNSMIFGLCRCHLTLDAMTLFDNMSERDVGSWNSLISGLAQNSEGRNALFLFKKMRVEGAEVDVMTMSGVLSVCADLAALVNGKQVFGLVIKYGFELYLPVGNAIIDMYAKCGCMEDSCQFFMNMPIKNVVSWTSLIVGYGKHGLGMEALEAFDNMEREGIVPNKITFLGTLYACSHAGLVHKGWMNFNTMVHKYSITPMMEHYTCMVDLLARAGHLTEAYNFVERMPMKPEARLLTALFSSCCSHMNVELAKTIGQRLIELEPEEAGAYMLLSNFYGIIGDLEGVANVRKLMSKRGIRKTKACTWIEIDRKVHSFESGDGSHPLNKEIYNYLKDLVKKMENIGYVPNTSMVMQNLDDHTKEEMVLSHSEKLAITLGLIITPPGTRIMIVKNLRVCADCHLFTALVSKIEGREIVTRDSSRFHHFNNGTCSCGDHW is encoded by the coding sequence ATGCTCTggaaaaatttatcatattctAAAAGGATCACTTCTTTTATAACACAAGGGCAGATTTGTCAGGCCTTATTTACATTCAATCAATTTCAAAGAGCTGGGTTTAAAATCACGGAGTTTCTTCTGTCAGCAATTGTAAGGGGCTGTGGGAGACTTGGTACGATAGAAGAGGGCAAGCAAGTTCATTGCATAGTATTCAAACATGGGTTTGATAGAGATATGATTTTGATGACTTCCCTTCTCGACATGTACTGTAAATGCGTTGATATCAAAGAGGCATGCCGTGTTTATGATGAAATGCCCCAAAGAGATGTTGTTGTAAACAATAGCATGATTTTTGGGTTATGCCGGTGTCACTTGACATTGGATGCAATGACTTTGTTTGATAATATGTCTGAACGTGACGTGGGATCTTGGAATTCACTGATTTCAGGGCTTGCTCAAAACTCAGAAGGAAGGAACGCGTTGTTTTTGTTCAAGAAAATGAGAGTGGAGGGAGCTGAAGTTGATGTTATGACCATGTCCGGTGTTCTTTCAGTTTGCGCTGATCTAGCTGCTTTGGTTAACGGTAAACAAGTTTTTGGGCTAGTGATTAAATATGGGTTTGAGCTATATTTACCTGTTGGAAATGCCATCATTGACATGTATGCTAAATGTGGATGCATGGAAGATTCCTGCCAATTTTTCATGAACATGCCAATCAAGAATGTAGTTTCATGGACGTCTTTGATCGTGGGTTATGGAAAACATGGCTTGGGAATGGAAGCTCTTGAGGCATTTGACAATATGGAAAGGGAAGGCATTGTGCCAAACAAGATCACATTCTTGGGAACCTTATATGCATGTAGTCATGCAGGATTAGTTCACAAAGGGTGGATGAATTTCAATACCATGGTACATAAATATTCCATCACACCCATGATGGAGCATTACACATGCATGGTGGATTTACTTGCACGAGCTGGGCATCTTACGGAGGCTTATAATTTTGTGGAGAGGATGCCAATGAAGCCGGAGGCAAGGCTTCTAACAGCACTTTTTAGTTCATGTTGTTCTCACATGAATGTAGAGCTAGCAAAGACTATTGGACAGAGATTAATTGAATTGGAACCTGAAGAAGCAGGAGCCTATATGTTGTTGTCCAACTTCTATGGAATTATTGGGGACTTGGAAGGTGTAGcaaatgtgagaaaattgaTGTCAAAAAGGGgaataagaaaaacaaaggcATGTACATGGATTGAGATAGATAGAAAAGTCCATAGCTTTGAATCAGGAGATGGGTCTCATCCCCTTAACAAAGAGATATACAATTACTTGAAAGATCTTGTTAAGAAGATGGAGAATATTGGATATGTGCCTAACACAAGCATGGTTATGCAAAATTTGGATGATCACACAAAGGAAGAGATGGTTCTCAGTCATAGTGAGAAACTGGCCATTACTCTTGGCCTGATTATCACTCCCCCGGGAACACGTATCATGATAGTTAAGAATCTTAGAGTATGTGCAGACTGCCATTTATTTACTGCATTGGTTTCAAAGATTGAAGGAAGGGAGATTGTCACGAGAGATTCTAGCCGATTTCATCATTTCAATAATGGAACATGCTCTTGTGGAGATCATTGGTAG
- the LOC115987217 gene encoding 28S ribosomal protein S29, mitochondrial-like, whose product MLRSILRAATATSLKPHSWTLQSSPIPTPPPPPPQYSFSSARNYSVKNAKPTTATKGKKGKFNKSGEDAAPAEVDAAVSEAQARARRLAMDEKDPTLDVGPNGLPLFTSTPSLSLLSRKDTCSYFKFSMESLKSALPEGLPTGMVKEFEDSLRPALLVRQSFLDLRDNFRRIVDPPLTLSPSKGPKLRKQVVLDGPVSCGKSIALAMLVHWARDEGWLVFYVPRGRDWTHGGFFYKNPNTGLWDTPLQAENVLKDFLKWNESHLKQLPCQINDPIPLGEGAGVGQLKDVDNMAMPEGSTLYDLVNTGIKHTHAAVGVVVRLRKELSLVKNIPVLIAIDQYNSWFTFSEYEEAVKVHSRRPVHARELTMVNAFRSMMHDDMMVGAFSHSTAVGKLRKDLPDVPEDARVNCPRYTLDEAASVCHYYLRQRLVQHEVFSEENWKKVYYLANGNGSEMRGLVPFMRQST is encoded by the exons atgttgCGGTCAATTCTGAGAGCCGCAACTGCTACAAGCTTAAAACCCCATTCATGGACTCTCCAATCCTCACCAATCCCAAccccacctcctcctcctcctcagtACTCCTTTTCCTCAGCTCGAAATTACTCGGTCAAGAATGCCAAGCCCACCACTGCCACCAAGGGCAAGAAGGGCAAGTTCAATAAATCCGGGGAAGACGCCGCACCGGCCGAGGTCGACGCGGCGGTCTCAGAAGCACAAGCTCGGGCGCGGCGCCTCGCCATGGACGAAAAAGACCCCACCCTCGATGTGGGCCCCAATGGCCTTCCCCTCTTCACTTCCACGCCTTCCCTCTCCCTTCTCTCCCGCAAAGACACTTGCTCCTACTTCAAATTCAG TATGGAGTCTTTGAAATCGGCATTGCCGGAGGGGTTACCGACTGGGATGGTGAAGGAATTCGAGGACTCGCTTCGACCAGCTCTTCTTGTTCGCCAGAGCTTTTTGGATCTTCGTGATAATTTTCGCCGAATTGTTGATCCCCCATTGACACTCTCTCCTAGTAAAG GTCCCAAACTTAGGAAGCAGGTAGTGTTGGATGGTCCTGTGAGCTGTGGAAAGAGTATTGCACTTGCAATGCTTGTTCATTGGGCTCGTGATGAAGGTTGGCTGGTTTTTTATGTTCCCAGGGGCCGAGATTGGACTCATGGAGGATTTTTCTATAAGAACCCAAATACGGGTCTTTGGGACACACCTCTTCAGGCTGAAAATGTTCTCAAG GATTTTCTGAAATGGAACGAATCCCACTTAAAACAACTACCATGCCAAATTAATGATCCAATTCCATTGGGAGAGGGTGCTGGTGTTGGGCAGTTGAAAGATGTTGATAACATGGCAATGCCTGAAGGTTCAACGCTTTATGACCTGGTTAACACAGGAATCAAGCACACACATGCGGCTGTTGGAGTGGTAGTTCGTTTGAGGAAAGAGTTATCACTTGTGAAAAATATCCCCGTGCTTATAGCAATTGATCAA TATAACAGCTGGTTTACATTCAGTGAGTATGAGGAAGCAGTAAAGGTTCATTCTCGACGACCAGTACATGCTAGAGAGCTCACAATG GTGAACGCTTTTAGGTCTATGATGCATGATGACATGATGGTGGGTGCTTTCTCTCATTCAACTGCTGTAGGAAAGTTACGCAAAGACTTGCCAGATGTTCCTGAAGATGCTCGTGTTAATTGTCCTCGTTACACGTTAGATGAAGCAGCATCTGTTTGCCATTATTACCTTAG GCAAAGATTAGTACAACATGAAGTATTCTCGGAGGAAAACTGGAAGAAAGTATATTACTTGGCCAACGGAAATGGATCAGAGATGAGGGGGTTGGTTCCTTTCATGCGACAATCGACATAA
- the LOC115987631 gene encoding protein LURP-one-related 7-like isoform X2: MTSSPIPVDLFVSKKHPGLTGADLGFADASGNVTFRLNRQSSPKNKRLFLHSTGNPLISIYRYRNGSWQGFTGEDDQKQCIFRVQRTVNKLTRTELEVFLVGENGEDSASKLKVKGCPFHKSCTIYRGNDIVAQPHVQVAATLC, translated from the exons ATGACCAGTTCGCCGATCCCGGTGGATCTCTTTGTGTCGAAAAAACATCCAGGCCTTACAGGTGCCGATCTCGGGTTCGCCGATGCCTCTGGTAATGTTACTTTCAGACTCAACCGTCAATCCTCACCTAAAAATAAGAGGCTATTCCTCCATTCCACGGGAAATCCCCTAATCTCCATCTACCGTTACCGc AATGGGTCGTGGCAAGGCTTCACGGGTGAAGACGATCAAAAGCAGTGTATATTCAGAGTGCAGAGGACGGTGAACAAGCTCACCAGAACAGAGTTAGAGGTATTTCTTGTTGGTGAGAATGGGGAAGACTCAGCCTCTAAGCTAAAAGTGAAAGGTTGTCCTTTCCACAAGTCCTGCACTATCTACAGAGGCAATGACATTGTGGCTCAG CCTCATGTACAAGTTGCGGCAACTTTATGCTAA